A genomic window from Flavobacterium johnsoniae includes:
- a CDS encoding helix-turn-helix domain-containing protein — protein MKNKVKILREEKNMTQNELAEKSGLSLRTIQRIEAGNILKGFTLKSIAQTLQTDPENLFDKTEIFNVERTKIINFSVMLGLIIPFGSVFVPLILTNKTEDSKTKEMGKQIVAVQIILSLAIAVLLILSPFIQKFFSLKFPLFLVPLIGFLFLKLIIVVANGICLNQKQELAIKLKNNFL, from the coding sequence ATGAAAAATAAAGTCAAAATTTTGAGGGAAGAAAAAAATATGACTCAAAATGAACTTGCAGAAAAATCTGGACTTTCACTAAGAACAATTCAGCGAATTGAAGCAGGAAATATCTTGAAGGGATTCACTTTAAAAAGTATTGCACAAACTTTACAAACTGACCCAGAAAATCTTTTTGATAAAACAGAAATTTTCAATGTTGAAAGAACCAAAATCATTAATTTTTCTGTTATGTTAGGGCTTATAATTCCATTTGGAAGTGTTTTCGTTCCGTTAATTTTAACTAACAAAACTGAAGATTCTAAAACTAAAGAAATGGGCAAACAAATTGTGGCCGTTCAAATTATTTTGAGTCTTGCAATTGCCGTTTTGCTTATTTTAAGTCCGTTTATTCAAAAGTTTTTTTCTTTGAAATTCCCACTTTTCCTTGTTCCTTTAATTGGTTTCCTTTTTTTAAAATTGATAATAGTTGTTGCAAACGGAATCTGTTTAAACCAAAAACAAGAATTAGCTATAAAACTGAAAAACAACTTCTTATAA
- a CDS encoding glycoside hydrolase family 130 protein yields MRVSVVRKSIKFTPDSRRVVARYFMNGIERTQQMVLRIMTLEEKEVLQTLEQTLREFARRHRNISAVFFRHCERIRSIIEEMQIDFDSLSLDRKMLIGSYCTMEYAIESAAIFNPSIVEDFDQTGLEFGEKRVIISFRATGEGHISSIVFRRGILDRDNNLQIMKIGNHIDKAEIEHKTLFNKERFLTKLSEMHTTDKYIVQIMQDLPEEFEFAILKNMLNSALSDPTNREERKTALQEILWLANSFYDLQFKHDSDITERVIFPISDSESRGIEDARFVRFVDDDDSVRVMATYTAYNGHTILPKLISTEDFYSFRVMPLHGEGAQNKNLALFPRKIKGKYAMLARIDGVNNYIMYSDRATQWNTPILLQQPRFTWELTQIGNCGSPLWTDEGWLVITHGVGTMRRYCIGASLFDLDDPSKEIGRLSEPLLSPLEDEREGYVPNVVYSCGAIIHNNSLILPYAVSDYSSTYGVVDMKELLNALKRSNNK; encoded by the coding sequence ATGCGAGTATCAGTAGTTCGAAAAAGTATAAAATTTACACCAGATTCCAGAAGAGTTGTTGCCAGATATTTTATGAATGGCATCGAACGAACCCAACAAATGGTACTTCGGATAATGACACTCGAAGAAAAAGAAGTTTTGCAGACTTTAGAACAAACGCTTCGCGAATTTGCAAGACGCCACAGAAATATTTCGGCAGTTTTTTTCAGACATTGTGAAAGAATCAGATCTATTATAGAAGAAATGCAAATTGATTTTGATTCGCTTTCTTTAGATAGAAAAATGCTGATTGGTTCTTATTGCACAATGGAATACGCGATTGAATCTGCGGCTATTTTTAATCCGTCAATTGTGGAAGATTTTGATCAAACTGGTTTAGAATTTGGAGAAAAACGTGTCATTATTTCTTTTCGTGCTACGGGCGAAGGTCATATTTCTTCGATTGTTTTTAGAAGAGGAATTTTAGACCGAGACAATAATCTTCAAATAATGAAAATTGGTAATCATATCGATAAAGCCGAAATTGAACATAAAACGCTATTTAATAAGGAACGATTTCTAACAAAATTGTCTGAAATGCATACTACGGATAAATATATTGTCCAGATTATGCAGGATCTTCCAGAAGAATTTGAATTCGCGATTTTAAAAAATATGCTTAACAGCGCTTTGAGCGATCCGACGAATAGAGAAGAACGCAAAACAGCATTGCAGGAAATTTTATGGCTAGCAAATTCATTTTATGATTTACAATTTAAACACGATTCGGATATTACCGAACGTGTTATTTTTCCAATTTCCGATTCAGAAAGCCGTGGAATTGAAGATGCGCGTTTTGTTCGTTTTGTAGACGATGACGATTCTGTTCGTGTAATGGCAACGTATACGGCGTACAACGGACACACGATTTTGCCTAAATTAATTTCTACCGAAGATTTCTACAGTTTTAGAGTAATGCCGCTTCATGGCGAAGGCGCTCAAAATAAAAACCTCGCTTTATTTCCACGAAAAATAAAAGGCAAATACGCCATGTTGGCAAGAATCGACGGCGTTAATAATTACATTATGTATTCGGATAGAGCCACGCAATGGAATACGCCAATTCTGTTGCAGCAACCTCGTTTTACTTGGGAATTAACTCAAATTGGAAATTGCGGTTCGCCACTTTGGACAGATGAAGGTTGGCTTGTAATTACGCACGGAGTTGGTACCATGCGTCGTTATTGCATTGGTGCTTCGTTATTTGATTTGGATGATCCGTCTAAAGAAATTGGAAGACTTTCTGAACCTTTGCTTTCTCCGTTAGAAGATGAACGCGAAGGTTATGTGCCAAACGTGGTATATTCTTGCGGTGCAATTATTCACAACAATAGTTTGATTTTACCTTATGCGGTTTCCGATTATTCTTCGACTTATGGCGTTGTAGATATGAAGGAATTATTAAATGCTTTGAAAAGAAGTAATAATAAATAG
- a CDS encoding TIGR03915 family putative DNA repair protein, giving the protein MTLLIYDGTFEGWLTAVFEIYEYKFEDVIFAKDENSNALFFLKTHFVETDNAKANRVLKGLKKNLSPSGITNMYHAFFSELPQIEESLFRFATYVFSSSKNIEGDLSNNAVLNIQKAAHLTGKESHRMKAFVRFKLTKDNLYYAIVEPDCNVLPLIQKHFKNRYADQKWLIYDTKRKYGIYYDLENVSTVELTFDSNPSSSKFLAEISDEDEEFFQNLWRNYFKSVNIESRKNTKLHVQHMPKRYWKNLTEKIPNLKK; this is encoded by the coding sequence ATGACACTCTTAATCTACGACGGAACTTTTGAAGGCTGGCTTACAGCTGTTTTTGAGATTTACGAATACAAATTCGAAGATGTCATTTTTGCTAAAGATGAAAATTCTAATGCCTTATTTTTTTTAAAAACTCATTTTGTAGAAACGGATAATGCAAAAGCAAATCGCGTTTTAAAAGGTTTAAAAAAAAATCTTTCACCAAGCGGAATTACCAATATGTATCATGCTTTTTTTTCTGAATTGCCTCAAATCGAAGAAAGTTTATTTCGCTTTGCAACCTATGTTTTTTCAAGTTCAAAAAACATTGAAGGAGATTTAAGCAATAATGCTGTTTTAAATATTCAAAAAGCTGCTCATTTAACAGGAAAAGAAAGCCACAGAATGAAAGCTTTTGTTCGTTTTAAACTAACAAAAGACAACCTATATTACGCTATTGTTGAGCCCGATTGCAATGTTTTACCGCTTATTCAAAAACATTTCAAGAATCGTTACGCAGACCAAAAATGGCTTATTTATGATACCAAACGCAAATATGGCATTTATTACGATCTTGAAAATGTTTCAACTGTCGAATTAACTTTCGATTCTAATCCTTCGTCTTCAAAATTTCTAGCCGAAATTTCAGATGAAGACGAAGAATTTTTCCAGAATTTATGGCGAAATTATTTTAAAAGTGTAAATATCGAATCCAGAAAAAACACCAAACTTCATGTTCAGCACATGCCAAAACGCTATTGGAAAAATTTGACAGAGAAAATTCCGAATCTAAAAAAATAA
- a CDS encoding putative DNA modification/repair radical SAM protein encodes MVHERVMEKLAILADAAKYDVSCSSSAGQNKRKNQNKGLGDTGNGICHAYTEDGRCVSLLKILLTNHCIFDCAYCVSRKSNDIKRAAFTVQEVVDLTIGFYRRNYIEGLFLSSGIFDNPDYTMERLVRIAKKLRLEENFNGYIHLKAIPGASDELIKEAGMYADRLSVNVEMPTEKSLKLLAPEKNHADVIKPMEYLKNEIVGHKEEKKLNFKAPLFAPAGQSTQMIIGATQENDLEILGMANYFYEQMNMRRVYYSGYVPISYDNRLPAIGTPVPMIRENRLYQADWLIRFYGFNVNEIVGFDQPNLDLDIDPKLGWALRNLHQFPVDINSADLELILRIPGIGVTSAKKIVSARKFKRLQPEDLKKLGIAYNRSKFFLAFSSPFYLQKDLTSIQIKEQILNIQNSKYQNNFSNQLSLFQ; translated from the coding sequence ATGGTACATGAAAGAGTGATGGAAAAACTAGCAATTTTAGCAGATGCGGCCAAATATGACGTTTCTTGTTCTTCGTCTGCTGGTCAGAACAAGCGGAAGAATCAAAACAAAGGATTGGGCGACACAGGAAACGGAATTTGCCATGCTTACACCGAAGATGGACGCTGTGTTTCGCTGCTAAAAATTCTACTGACCAATCATTGCATTTTTGATTGTGCTTATTGTGTCAGCAGGAAAAGCAATGATATTAAACGCGCAGCTTTTACCGTACAAGAAGTTGTTGATCTTACTATTGGCTTTTATAGAAGAAATTATATTGAAGGATTATTTCTTAGTTCAGGAATTTTTGATAATCCAGATTACACAATGGAACGTTTGGTTAGAATTGCAAAAAAATTAAGATTAGAAGAAAATTTTAATGGATATATTCATCTAAAAGCAATCCCAGGAGCAAGCGACGAACTTATAAAGGAAGCCGGAATGTATGCCGATCGTTTAAGCGTAAATGTTGAAATGCCAACAGAAAAAAGCTTGAAATTATTAGCGCCAGAAAAAAATCACGCCGATGTAATTAAGCCAATGGAATATCTGAAAAACGAAATTGTTGGCCATAAAGAAGAAAAAAAATTAAACTTTAAAGCGCCCCTTTTTGCTCCAGCTGGACAAAGCACGCAAATGATAATTGGCGCAACTCAAGAAAATGATCTCGAAATTCTCGGAATGGCTAATTATTTTTACGAACAAATGAATATGCGCCGCGTTTATTATTCGGGCTATGTACCAATTAGTTACGACAATAGACTTCCTGCAATTGGAACTCCAGTTCCGATGATTCGCGAAAACCGTTTGTATCAAGCTGATTGGCTAATTCGTTTTTATGGCTTTAATGTAAATGAAATTGTCGGTTTTGATCAGCCTAATTTAGATCTTGATATCGATCCGAAATTAGGATGGGCTTTGCGAAATTTACATCAGTTTCCTGTCGATATAAATTCTGCAGATTTAGAATTAATTCTTCGTATTCCAGGAATTGGAGTTACGAGCGCCAAAAAAATTGTCAGCGCGAGAAAATTCAAAAGATTACAGCCAGAAGATTTGAAAAAATTAGGAATTGCTTACAATCGTTCGAAATTTTTTCTGGCGTTTTCTTCGCCTTTTTATTTGCAGAAAGATTTGACTTCGATTCAAATAAAAGAGCAGATTTTGAATATCCAAAACAGCAAGTACCAAAACAATTTTTCTAATCAGCTTTCTTTATTTCAATAA